One Nitrospirota bacterium DNA window includes the following coding sequences:
- a CDS encoding methyl-accepting chemotaxis protein, with product AMDMVQRIAAATEEQSAATEQVTQNMESISGIARQSSASTSQIKGSSAELAKLATGLKEMTAFFRA from the coding sequence TGCCATGGACATGGTGCAGCGGATCGCCGCGGCCACGGAGGAGCAGTCCGCCGCCACGGAGCAGGTGACGCAGAACATGGAGTCCATCTCGGGCATCGCCCGGCAGTCCTCGGCCTCGACGTCGCAGATCAAGGGCTCGTCCGCCGAGCTCGCCAAGCTCGCCACCGGACTCAAGGAAATGACCGCGTTCTTTAGGGCATAA